From the Bacteroidota bacterium genome, the window CGTAGTTAATCCCCAGGGGTTTTCAAAATCTTTGCCCATCATAATAATACCGCCTCTGGGGCCACGCAAAGTTTTATGCGTAGTGCTGGTAATTATATGACAATAATGTATAGGGTCATTCAAATATTTAGTTGCTATTAAACCACTAGGGTGAGCAATATCTGCCAATAATAAGGCCCCCACCCTATCGGCCACTTCGCGTAGCTTTTTATAATCCCAATCACGCGAGTATGCGGATGCCCCGCATATTATAAGTTTGGGTTTATGTTCGATAGCTTTTGCTTCAATCTTATCGAAATCGATTAAGCCAGTTTCGGGCTCCACCCCATAAAAATGGGGTTTATATAATTTGCCCGAAAAATTTACTGAAGAACCATGTGTTAAATGTCCGCCATGGCTTAAGTCGAAACCGAGTATGCTATCTCCTGTTTTGAGGCAGGCAAGCATTACTGCCGCATTTGCTTGAGCTCCACTATGCGGTTGCACATTGGCCCATGAAGCTCCAAACAATTCTTTAAGTCGGTCGATGGCTAGTTGCTCTATTTGGTCTACTATTTCGCAGCCACCATAATATCGTTTACCTGGCAAGCCCTCTGCATACTTGTTTGTGAGGCAACTTCCCATTGCTTCCATTACTTGCTTGCTCACAAAATTTTCGCTTGCAATTAGCTCTATTCCTGTTTGTTGGCGTTGCAATTCTTTGCCAATCCAATCAAATACTACTTGATCTCTTTCCATGGTGCAAATATAGTAGACAGTGGTCACTAGACAGTAGACAGCCCGCCGCGGCGGGTAGTAGACAGTGAACAGTAGACAGCCCGCCGCGGCGGGCAGTGGTCAGTAAGCAGTTTGTAGTAACAATTAAAAAACTGTTAACTGCAAACAGTCTACTGTCAACTATCACCTACTTTTGCACCGATTTTTACAACCTTTTATATATTATAATGAATAACGATAAATTAATTTTTCGCTTAATAATGGCGGTTTCTGTTTTTGTATTTGTAGTAGTTGTAGTGCTGAATGAAAAAATAATTCCACGCCCTGCCCTATCAGTTGAGCAGCTTAAAAAAGTATATATGCTACCTTCACTCAATGCCATTATTAACGGCACTTGTACCATGCTCTTATTAATATCGTTATATATGATAAAAAGAAAAAAAATACAAACGCATAAAAAAATAAATATTATAACCTTTTTATTATCGTCTCTATTTTTGGTGAGTTATATTGCTTATCATTATTTGGCAGGAGATACTACATATCCAACTAGCAGTCCTACAAAAGGATTGTATTATTTTATATTGACTAGCCATATTATTTTAGCTGCGGTGGTGCTGCCACTTATTTTACTTAGCTTTCATAGGGGATTACAAATGCAGGTAGAAAAACACAAAAAACTGGTGAGATGGTCTTATCCAATTTGGCTATATGTAACTATTACCGGCGTGATTGTATATTTGATGATATCGCCGTATTATCCTTATTAGTAGACAGTAGTAAGGAGTAAGGAGTAAGTGGGAGAAGGGGGAAAGGAGTTTACAGTTGATAATTGTTGGAGAGCATTCAACTTATAAAATCATAAAAATCTTGCAACTCGTTGCAGACAACTCACAACTTGCAACTCATCCATCTCATTTATTCTACTTTTATTTGGTTAGGGTTTTTGGCAATTATTTCCGGTTTATCTTTGA encodes:
- a CDS encoding DUF420 domain-containing protein: MNNDKLIFRLIMAVSVFVFVVVVVLNEKIIPRPALSVEQLKKVYMLPSLNAIINGTCTMLLLISLYMIKRKKIQTHKKINIITFLLSSLFLVSYIAYHYLAGDTTYPTSSPTKGLYYFILTSHIILAAVVLPLILLSFHRGLQMQVEKHKKLVRWSYPIWLYVTITGVIVYLMISPYYPY
- the glyA gene encoding serine hydroxymethyltransferase, with product MERDQVVFDWIGKELQRQQTGIELIASENFVSKQVMEAMGSCLTNKYAEGLPGKRYYGGCEIVDQIEQLAIDRLKELFGASWANVQPHSGAQANAAVMLACLKTGDSILGFDLSHGGHLTHGSSVNFSGKLYKPHFYGVEPETGLIDFDKIEAKAIEHKPKLIICGASAYSRDWDYKKLREVADRVGALLLADIAHPSGLIATKYLNDPIHYCHIITSTTHKTLRGPRGGIIMMGKDFENPWGLTTPKGEIKMMSAVLDGAVFPGTQGGPLEHVIAAKAIAFGEALTDDYKNYCGDIIKNSKMMADAFVGLGYKVISGGTDNHMMLIDLRTKDLNGKLAENTLIKAGITINKNMVPFDDKSPFVTSGMRIGTAAMTTRGFGSEQFVKVAEMIDHILINNENETIINNAKQEVKKLALEFPLYPVQSGVST